Proteins encoded in a region of the Clostridium beijerinckii genome:
- a CDS encoding M14 family metallopeptidase — MIKEIIYTLKSPHRDDMRITGYKFGKGGKSACIVGAIRGNEIQQLYTCSQLIKTLTKLEQRGAISRHSEILVIPCVNPHSMNIGKRFWTMDNTDINRMFPGEVHGETTQRIASGVFEQVKDYTYGIQFASFYMPGDFIPHIRMMETGYQSPSLANLFGLQYVLIRKPKPYDTMTLNYNWQMWNASAFSLYTNATDQIDEVSAKHAVVAVLRFLTRMGVIKYTSHSGYIASVLQEDDLLSVKTTTGGIYRRLKNPGDGVERGDVLAEIIHPYEGEIIEKITSPTDGIIFFAHKSPMVMENVVAYKIIRRLHE, encoded by the coding sequence ATGATAAAAGAAATAATATATACATTAAAGTCACCACATAGAGATGATATGAGAATAACAGGATATAAATTTGGAAAAGGTGGAAAGTCAGCATGCATAGTAGGTGCAATAAGGGGAAATGAGATACAGCAATTATATACGTGTTCTCAATTGATTAAAACTTTAACTAAGTTAGAGCAAAGGGGAGCAATTTCAAGACATAGCGAAATTCTTGTGATTCCTTGTGTAAATCCTCATTCAATGAATATCGGAAAAAGATTTTGGACAATGGACAACACTGATATAAATAGAATGTTCCCAGGAGAAGTACATGGGGAAACAACTCAGAGAATTGCAAGTGGTGTTTTTGAACAAGTTAAGGATTATACGTATGGAATACAGTTTGCTAGTTTTTATATGCCTGGAGATTTTATTCCGCATATAAGGATGATGGAAACAGGATATCAGAGTCCAAGTCTTGCAAATTTATTTGGACTTCAGTATGTGTTAATTCGTAAGCCCAAACCTTATGATACCATGACATTAAACTATAATTGGCAGATGTGGAATGCAAGTGCCTTCTCTTTATATACAAATGCTACAGATCAAATTGATGAAGTTTCTGCCAAACATGCAGTAGTGGCTGTATTAAGATTTTTAACTAGAATGGGAGTCATAAAGTATACTAGTCACAGTGGATACATAGCTAGTGTTTTGCAGGAAGATGATTTGCTTTCGGTAAAGACTACTACAGGTGGAATATATAGAAGGTTAAAAAATCCAGGAGATGGAGTGGAAAGAGGCGATGTTCTTGCAGAAATAATCCATCCATATGAAGGTGAAATCATTGAAAAAATTACATCTCCTACTGATGGAATAATCTTTTTTGCTCATAAGTCACCAATGGTCATGGAAAATGTGGTTGCATATAAAATAATAAGAAGACTTCATGAGTAA
- a CDS encoding ABC transporter ATP-binding protein translates to MNALEIKNLNKTFDGFELKNINLELPKGYILGYVGQNGAGKTTTIKLIMNQLKKDSGVIKVFGKSYEDGEEVYKDMIGFIGDECYFPINFTLKDVISTLKDFYTSFDESKFNEYAEKWNLPYKKKIKEFSKGMKVKLSFASILSRNTKLLLLDEPTSGLDPVVRNEVLEILQEYIADGEKSVLFSTHITSDLEKITDYLFFINNGEKVFYDITENVLENHLLVKGGLDDLTEELKEKLIGYKSSNFGFEGLIDSKNREYISKDLLVEKPSMDNIVIFYINGKRDQ, encoded by the coding sequence ATGAATGCACTTGAAATAAAGAATTTAAATAAAACATTTGATGGCTTTGAACTTAAAAATATAAATTTGGAATTGCCAAAAGGTTATATATTAGGATATGTGGGACAAAATGGTGCTGGGAAAACAACGACTATAAAACTCATAATGAATCAATTAAAAAAGGATAGTGGAGTAATAAAAGTATTTGGCAAGAGTTATGAGGATGGAGAAGAAGTTTATAAAGACATGATAGGATTTATCGGAGATGAATGCTATTTTCCAATAAATTTTACATTAAAAGATGTAATTAGTACGCTAAAAGATTTTTATACTTCATTTGATGAAAGCAAATTTAATGAATATGCTGAAAAATGGAACCTTCCTTATAAGAAAAAAATAAAAGAATTTTCAAAGGGAATGAAAGTTAAATTATCTTTTGCAAGTATTTTATCAAGAAATACAAAACTTCTTCTATTAGATGAACCAACAAGTGGCCTTGATCCAGTAGTTAGAAATGAAGTTTTAGAGATATTACAGGAATATATAGCGGATGGAGAAAAAAGTGTTCTATTTTCAACCCATATAACAAGCGATCTTGAAAAGATAACAGATTATCTATTCTTTATTAATAATGGAGAAAAGGTGTTTTATGATATAACAGAGAATGTACTAGAAAATCATCTATTGGTTAAAGGTGGTCTTGATGATTTAACAGAAGAATTAAAAGAGAAGTTAATTGGATATAAGTCTTCTAATTTTGGATTTGAAGGATTAATTGATTCAAAGAATAGAGAGTATATAAGTAAAGATTTGCTAGTAGAAAAACCATCAATGGATAACATTGTGATATTTTATATTAATGGAAAAAGGGATCAGTAA
- the aepY gene encoding phosphonopyruvate decarboxylase, with the protein MIEVKEFYNELLNNNIDFFTGVPDSLLKSFCAYIKENVGSEKNIISANEGNAIGIASGYHLATKKIGLVYMQNSGLGNALNPLASLTDKLVYSIPVLLIVGWRGEPNKKDEPQHKKQGLVTMETLDLLSIKYDILDNNTSNDEMRKKVRNANNYMKENSEPYALVVKKDTFDEYQIKYDETLELEMTREDAIEILISKAKEKSVVVSTTGMASRELFELRERYNGDHSKDFLTVGSMGHASQIALGIALSRKDRDVYCIDGDGALIMHLGGLPIIGNQNTDNLKHILINNGAHDSVGGQETVGFKIDTLAIAKACGYKKFYSCSSRDELVRLSEKISNEKGPIFLEIKVKKGSRKNLGRPTTTPIENKEMFMKFLEN; encoded by the coding sequence ATGATTGAAGTAAAAGAGTTTTATAATGAGCTATTAAATAACAATATAGATTTCTTTACGGGTGTTCCAGATTCTTTACTAAAGTCTTTTTGTGCATACATTAAGGAAAATGTAGGTAGCGAAAAGAATATAATTTCAGCTAATGAGGGGAATGCAATAGGAATAGCGTCGGGATATCACTTAGCAACAAAGAAAATTGGCCTAGTATACATGCAAAACTCAGGTCTTGGAAATGCATTAAATCCACTTGCATCACTTACAGATAAATTGGTCTATAGTATACCAGTGCTTTTAATAGTTGGATGGAGAGGTGAGCCAAATAAGAAAGATGAACCTCAACATAAGAAACAAGGACTTGTTACAATGGAGACATTAGACCTTCTAAGCATTAAATATGATATTTTAGATAATAACACAAGCAATGATGAAATGAGGAAAAAGGTAAGGAACGCAAATAATTATATGAAGGAAAATAGCGAGCCATATGCATTGGTAGTGAAAAAAGATACTTTTGATGAATATCAAATAAAGTATGATGAGACTTTGGAGTTAGAAATGACTAGGGAAGATGCTATAGAAATATTAATATCTAAAGCGAAAGAAAAATCAGTTGTAGTATCGACAACGGGAATGGCTTCGAGGGAACTTTTTGAGTTGAGAGAAAGATATAATGGAGACCATAGTAAGGATTTTTTAACAGTAGGATCTATGGGACATGCATCTCAAATAGCATTGGGTATTGCATTAAGCAGAAAAGACAGAGATGTCTATTGTATTGACGGAGATGGTGCTTTAATAATGCATCTTGGCGGTTTGCCTATAATAGGAAATCAAAATACAGATAATCTTAAGCATATTTTGATAAATAATGGAGCTCATGATTCAGTAGGCGGTCAAGAAACTGTAGGATTTAAAATAGATACTTTAGCAATTGCTAAAGCTTGTGGATATAAAAAATTCTACTCGTGTAGTTCAAGAGATGAATTAGTTAGGTTATCGGAAAAAATAAGCAATGAGAAAGGTCCTATATTTTTAGAGATAAAAGTAAAAAAAGGTTCAAGAAAAAATTTAGGAAGACCTACAACAACACCAATTGAAAATAAAGAAATGTTTATGAAATTTTTAGAGAATTAA
- the aepX gene encoding phosphoenolpyruvate mutase, protein MKTVYVAMSADIIHQGHLNVLNEARKFGDIIVGLHTDEVIRGYWRNPIMKYDERKEVISNIKGVISVVPQESLDQVPNLLKIRPNYVLHGDDWKEGSQKELREKVIEVLKQWEGELIEVPYTKGVSISKLDEELAKIGITPQMRMKGLKELIYSKKPLRILEAHNGLTGLIVEKTKVQRDGKIKEFDGMWISSLCDSTAKGKPDIELVDLTSRLNTINDILEVTTKPIIVDGDTGGQIEHFVYTVKTLERLGVSAIIIEDKTGLKKNSLFGTEVKQTQDTIEHFCDKIRAGREARVTSDFMIISRIESLIAGAGMDDAIKRAKAYIEAGTDGIMIHSKEKDGREIIEFCRRYNEFENRVPLVVVPTSYNFMKEEELMELGVNVIIYANHLIRSAYPAMVNTAKSILENGRSKEASINCMPIKEILTLIPGGM, encoded by the coding sequence ATGAAAACAGTTTATGTTGCTATGAGTGCTGATATAATTCATCAAGGACATCTAAATGTACTAAATGAAGCAAGAAAATTTGGAGATATAATAGTGGGATTGCATACAGATGAGGTTATAAGAGGTTACTGGAGAAATCCAATAATGAAATATGATGAGAGAAAAGAAGTGATTAGTAATATTAAAGGCGTTATATCTGTAGTTCCTCAAGAAAGCTTAGATCAAGTTCCAAACCTTCTTAAAATTAGACCTAACTATGTTCTTCACGGGGATGATTGGAAGGAAGGCTCGCAAAAAGAATTAAGAGAAAAAGTTATAGAGGTGTTAAAACAATGGGAAGGAGAACTTATAGAAGTTCCATATACTAAAGGGGTTTCCATTTCAAAATTAGATGAAGAATTAGCTAAAATAGGTATAACGCCTCAAATGAGAATGAAAGGCCTAAAGGAATTAATTTATTCAAAGAAACCCCTAAGAATACTTGAGGCTCATAATGGCTTAACAGGACTCATTGTTGAAAAGACTAAAGTTCAAAGGGATGGGAAAATAAAAGAGTTTGATGGAATGTGGATTAGTTCATTATGTGATTCAACAGCTAAGGGAAAACCTGATATAGAATTGGTAGATTTAACATCAAGATTAAATACAATTAATGATATTTTAGAGGTAACAACAAAACCTATAATAGTTGATGGTGATACAGGAGGACAAATTGAACATTTCGTCTATACTGTTAAGACTTTAGAAAGGTTAGGCGTTTCAGCTATTATCATTGAAGATAAAACTGGTCTTAAGAAAAATTCATTATTTGGAACAGAAGTGAAGCAAACTCAAGATACAATAGAACACTTTTGTGACAAAATAAGGGCTGGGAGAGAGGCGAGAGTAACTAGTGATTTTATGATAATTTCGAGAATTGAAAGTTTAATTGCAGGCGCTGGAATGGATGATGCTATAAAAAGGGCCAAAGCTTATATTGAAGCAGGAACAGATGGTATCATGATTCATAGTAAAGAAAAAGATGGAAGAGAAATCATTGAATTCTGTAGAAGATATAATGAGTTTGAAAATAGAGTACCTTTAGTAGTAGTCCCAACTTCATATAATTTTATGAAAGAGGAAGAGTTAATGGAATTAGGAGTTAACGTTATTATTTATGCAAATCATCTGATAAGAAGTGCATATCCAGCAATGGTAAATACAGCGAAAAGTATTTTAGAGAATGGGCGATCTAAAGAGGCTTCAATCAATTGTATGCCTATAAAAGAAATACTTACTTTGATTCCAGGAGGAATGTAA
- a CDS encoding GntR family transcriptional regulator → MKILLSNKSDLPIYEQIKAQIKEQILSGEILENEFLPSIRQLAKDLGISVITTTRAYSDLESEGFIATLRGKGSYVLPKDSEMVREQYLKKIEEALMVAIENGKLANISNDELVVMLKTLADEQIT, encoded by the coding sequence TTGAAAATATTACTTTCTAATAAATCTGATTTGCCTATTTATGAGCAAATTAAAGCTCAAATAAAAGAACAAATTCTATCAGGCGAAATTTTAGAAAATGAGTTTTTGCCATCAATAAGACAGCTGGCGAAGGACTTAGGCATAAGTGTTATTACCACAACCAGAGCTTATTCTGACCTTGAAAGTGAAGGGTTTATAGCAACTCTTAGAGGAAAGGGAAGTTATGTACTTCCTAAGGATAGCGAAATGGTAAGGGAACAATATTTAAAGAAAATAGAAGAAGCCCTCATGGTTGCTATTGAAAATGGGAAACTAGCTAATATATCAAATGATGAATTAGTGGTTATGCTAAAAACATTGGCAGATGAGCAAATTACATAA
- a CDS encoding phosphocholine cytidylyltransferase family protein yields MSKVRTAVILAAGMGSRLQDITKDMLPKGFIKVNGKSLIERSIEKLRSLGIDKIYIVTGHLHEFYDELAKDKNYIETRKNRKYKATGSMTSLSILEDELKEDFLLLESDLIYEVYALIKTINFEENDCILLSGKTDSGDECYVEVRDNNLYKISKRREDIGHVYGELVGISKISLELYKEMLKQYKEFNRKIYDYDSIFEDKCEKTKKYDYEDAIFDAAKKRKVGYLKIENLVWGEVDDKNHLERIKKSIIPKLEKISEERAV; encoded by the coding sequence ATGAGTAAAGTAAGAACAGCAGTAATTTTAGCAGCTGGAATGGGATCAAGATTGCAGGATATAACAAAGGATATGTTACCAAAAGGATTTATAAAGGTAAATGGGAAAAGCTTGATAGAAAGATCTATTGAGAAATTACGAAGTCTAGGCATAGATAAAATTTATATAGTAACAGGACATTTGCATGAATTTTATGATGAACTAGCAAAAGATAAAAATTATATAGAAACAAGAAAAAATAGAAAATATAAAGCTACTGGCAGCATGACTTCACTATCAATTCTTGAAGATGAATTAAAAGAAGACTTTTTGCTACTTGAAAGTGATTTAATATATGAGGTTTATGCACTAATAAAGACTATAAATTTTGAAGAAAATGATTGTATTTTACTAAGTGGAAAAACAGATTCTGGAGATGAATGCTATGTAGAAGTTAGGGATAATAACTTATATAAAATATCCAAAAGAAGAGAAGATATAGGACATGTGTATGGGGAATTGGTTGGGATTTCTAAAATATCATTAGAGTTGTATAAGGAAATGCTGAAGCAATATAAAGAATTTAATAGAAAAATATATGATTATGATAGTATTTTTGAAGATAAGTGCGAGAAGACAAAGAAATACGATTATGAGGATGCAATATTTGATGCTGCTAAAAAAAGAAAAGTAGGATATTTAAAGATTGAAAATTTAGTATGGGGAGAAGTAGATGATAAAAATCATCTTGAAAGAATAAAGAAATCAATCATACCAAAGCTAGAAAAAATTTCGGAAGAGAGAGCAGTATAG
- a CDS encoding metal ABC transporter ATP-binding protein has protein sequence MITIKNLSFSYTKGTDLLKNINLNIPTGTYLSILGENGSCKSTLVKLILGLLKPDSGCISLDSNKVSYVSQRLDNFNAEFPITVKEVLSCHAKTVGIKNSKCIQSSLKNVNMSEFSNKLIGNLSGGQQQRIFIARALIGDPDLIILDEPSTGIDEKSQNEIYPLLQSLNKDLGKTIISVEHNTKVALKYSTHILKLENCAMKLYTKDDFKRYLESEDSFYNII, from the coding sequence TTGATTACTATAAAAAATCTATCGTTTTCTTATACAAAAGGAACAGATTTATTAAAAAATATTAATCTTAATATACCTACAGGAACTTATCTATCTATACTTGGTGAAAATGGAAGTTGTAAAAGTACACTAGTAAAACTTATATTAGGTCTTTTAAAACCTGATAGTGGTTGCATAAGTTTAGATTCTAATAAAGTTTCATACGTTTCACAAAGACTGGATAATTTCAATGCAGAATTTCCAATAACAGTTAAGGAAGTTCTATCGTGTCATGCTAAAACAGTAGGTATTAAGAATTCAAAGTGCATTCAAAGTTCTCTAAAAAATGTAAACATGAGTGAATTTAGCAATAAGTTGATAGGAAACCTTTCAGGTGGACAACAGCAAAGAATCTTTATTGCTAGAGCGTTAATAGGTGATCCCGATCTAATAATATTAGATGAGCCATCAACTGGAATAGATGAAAAGAGCCAAAATGAAATATATCCTCTACTCCAAAGTTTAAATAAGGATTTAGGAAAAACTATTATCTCTGTTGAACACAACACTAAGGTTGCATTAAAGTATTCAACACACATTTTAAAATTAGAGAATTGTGCTATGAAATTATATACAAAGGATGATTTTAAAAGATATCTAGAATCTGAAGATTCATTTTACAACATAATTTAA
- a CDS encoding cation:dicarboxylate symporter family transporter, whose translation MESTFFSKFIMITSYKPIIFIAILIGLFYGLYKLEKAGLNFSKRMIISTVGGLLLGVIIQFIAGFPSNTGDVTWIGEVTKWYGLVGNGFMDLLKMLVVPLVFLSMLKVIINMDEKQSLGKLTSRSIFVLLGTTAIASIVAIIIGNLFRLGVGVEAIQSKAELKEITSFVDTMRGLLPANPIKAMADANIVAVVIFAAFLGIAIRKLNKTNKDIIKPAIDVIEAFYNIMTTVARTVIRFMPYAVLPLLSNTVASNGISAIINVVNFIVALYVSVIIVFVIHLVIISLNGLNPIQYLRNVIEPLVLAFTSRSSLGTLPVTIETLNKKVGVEKGIASFAGSLGANMGMNGCAAIYPALMAVTIANMSGTPMDFSFYAMLVITIIISSFGIAGLPGTAIMSVSVVISGMGMGSFFPLAGGILAIDPILDMARTALNVDGSMVTAVTVAKSFNELDKDVFNNVQDKVIAEGN comes from the coding sequence ATGGAAAGTACATTTTTTTCAAAATTTATAATGATAACAAGCTATAAACCAATAATATTTATAGCGATTTTAATAGGTTTATTCTATGGACTTTATAAGTTAGAAAAGGCTGGATTAAACTTTTCAAAACGTATGATTATTTCAACTGTGGGAGGATTATTACTTGGAGTTATAATACAATTTATAGCAGGATTTCCAAGCAATACAGGGGATGTTACCTGGATAGGTGAGGTTACAAAATGGTATGGGTTAGTAGGAAATGGATTCATGGACCTATTAAAAATGTTAGTAGTACCATTAGTTTTTCTTTCAATGTTAAAAGTTATAATAAACATGGATGAAAAACAAAGTTTAGGAAAACTTACTTCTAGATCGATATTTGTTTTATTAGGAACTACAGCTATTGCTTCAATAGTTGCTATAATAATCGGAAATTTATTTAGACTTGGCGTTGGAGTTGAAGCAATCCAAAGTAAAGCTGAATTAAAAGAAATAACATCTTTTGTAGATACTATGAGAGGACTTTTACCAGCAAATCCAATAAAAGCAATGGCAGATGCAAACATAGTGGCTGTTGTTATATTTGCAGCATTTCTTGGAATAGCTATAAGAAAACTAAATAAGACTAACAAAGATATTATAAAACCAGCAATAGATGTTATAGAGGCATTCTATAACATAATGACTACTGTAGCTAGAACAGTTATCAGATTTATGCCATATGCTGTATTACCACTACTTTCAAATACAGTTGCATCAAATGGAATATCAGCAATAATAAATGTGGTTAATTTCATAGTTGCTTTATATGTAAGTGTTATTATTGTATTTGTAATTCATCTTGTAATAATTTCGCTTAATGGCTTAAATCCTATTCAATATTTAAGAAATGTAATTGAGCCGTTAGTTTTGGCTTTTACATCTAGATCAAGTCTTGGAACTTTACCTGTTACTATTGAGACTTTGAATAAAAAGGTTGGAGTTGAAAAAGGAATTGCAAGCTTTGCAGGAAGTCTTGGAGCTAATATGGGAATGAATGGCTGTGCTGCTATATATCCAGCATTAATGGCTGTTACAATTGCAAATATGTCTGGAACTCCAATGGATTTTAGCTTCTACGCTATGCTGGTAATTACTATAATTATAAGTTCATTTGGAATAGCTGGATTACCAGGAACAGCAATAATGTCAGTATCAGTAGTAATATCAGGAATGGGAATGGGAAGTTTCTTCCCTCTTGCAGGAGGAATACTTGCAATAGATCCGATATTAGATATGGCGAGAACAGCGCTTAATGTTGATGGATCAATGGTTACAGCAGTAACAGTTGCTAAGAGCTTTAATGAATTGGATAAAGATGTATTTAATAATGTTCAGGATAAAGTCATAGCAGAAGGAAATTAA
- a CDS encoding ABC-2 transporter permease, which produces MSRSISYLKFDLRLIKESIRLYVLAPAIFCALFMFSGETYSMALSYLFFFLIILATIPFSTQGNEKSTQMYYMFPAKISDMVLGRFLYLIGIALFIFLINTSIVTYLYQINRIQNFEILTMFFCGLMSLITCFIQYPIYYKFGMEKGKAVSLLVYLLPAFFIFALPSFLVNKDGFILENSLDFIINNKLILIIISMLVTALIGYISYLISYKICKAKEI; this is translated from the coding sequence ATGAGTAGATCAATAAGTTACTTAAAATTTGATTTAAGATTAATAAAAGAAAGTATTAGGCTTTATGTGTTAGCACCAGCGATATTTTGTGCTTTATTTATGTTTTCAGGAGAAACATACAGTATGGCATTATCATACTTATTTTTCTTTTTAATAATTTTAGCAACAATACCGTTTAGTACTCAAGGGAATGAAAAAAGCACTCAGATGTATTATATGTTTCCTGCTAAAATTTCTGATATGGTTCTTGGAAGGTTTTTGTATTTAATAGGTATAGCTTTGTTTATATTTCTCATTAATACATCTATTGTGACCTATCTATATCAGATTAATAGAATTCAAAATTTTGAAATTTTAACAATGTTCTTTTGTGGGTTAATGAGCTTAATAACCTGCTTTATTCAATATCCTATATATTACAAGTTTGGAATGGAAAAGGGCAAAGCAGTATCATTATTAGTATATCTTTTACCTGCATTTTTCATATTTGCGTTACCATCATTTTTGGTAAATAAGGATGGTTTTATATTAGAGAATTCTTTAGATTTTATTATAAATAATAAGTTAATATTAATAATTATCAGCATGTTAGTCACAGCACTTATAGGATATATTTCATATCTAATTTCATATAAGATATGTAAAGCAAAAGAAATATAG
- a CDS encoding 2-aminoethylphosphonate aminotransferase: MEIRRNILLNPGPATTSDTVKFAQIVPDICPREKEFGSIMEFISRELTEFVGSNEKYTTILFGGSGTAAVEAILSSVVDNKTILIINNGAYGKRMCEIAEIYNLNYIEFKSSQIETINLKELEEVIKKNNEENKINNCGVISHLAVVHHETTTGILNDIELLGEICKKYSIEMIVDAMSSFAGIPIDMDEMNIRYLASSSNKCIQGMAGISFVVADKKALNKTQSIKPRNLYLNIYKQYSYFKDNYQMRFTPPVQILYALKQAIIEAKNETIEKRYKRYKECCKILWDGLDRLNLNRLIDKNISSMLLTSVIEPQIKNYKFDRLHDYLYNRGFTIYPGKISLENTFRIANIGDIYPDDMRRFVKILEEYFTGII; this comes from the coding sequence TTGGAAATCAGAAGAAATATATTATTAAATCCAGGACCAGCTACCACATCGGATACAGTAAAATTCGCTCAGATTGTACCAGATATTTGCCCAAGAGAAAAAGAATTTGGGAGCATTATGGAGTTTATATCAAGAGAACTTACTGAATTTGTAGGTTCAAATGAAAAGTATACAACTATATTATTTGGAGGATCGGGAACTGCAGCAGTTGAGGCGATTTTAAGTTCGGTAGTTGATAATAAAACCATATTGATAATTAATAATGGGGCTTATGGCAAGAGAATGTGTGAAATTGCAGAAATATATAATTTGAATTATATAGAATTTAAAAGTTCTCAAATAGAAACAATAAACTTAAAAGAGTTGGAAGAAGTAATTAAAAAGAATAATGAAGAAAATAAAATAAATAATTGTGGAGTTATAAGTCATTTAGCGGTAGTCCATCATGAGACTACAACAGGGATATTAAATGACATAGAATTATTAGGTGAAATTTGTAAGAAATATAGTATTGAGATGATAGTAGATGCAATGAGTTCATTTGCAGGAATTCCTATAGATATGGATGAGATGAATATAAGATATTTAGCATCGAGTTCAAATAAATGCATACAAGGTATGGCAGGAATAAGCTTTGTAGTAGCAGATAAGAAGGCTTTGAATAAAACTCAAAGTATAAAACCTAGAAATCTCTACCTTAATATATACAAACAATATTCATATTTTAAAGATAATTATCAAATGAGATTTACGCCGCCAGTTCAAATACTTTATGCATTAAAGCAGGCAATAATAGAGGCTAAGAACGAGACAATAGAGAAGAGATATAAGAGATATAAAGAGTGTTGTAAAATTTTATGGGATGGACTAGATAGACTTAATTTAAATAGACTAATAGATAAAAACATATCATCAATGCTTTTGACTTCAGTAATTGAGCCACAGATAAAAAATTATAAATTCGATAGATTACATGATTACTTATATAATAGGGGATTTACTATATATCCAGGAAAGATATCTTTAGAAAACACATTTAGAATAGCTAATATAGGTGATATATATCCAGATGATATGAGGAGATTTGTAAAAATATTAGAAGAGTATTTTACAGGTATTATATAA
- a CDS encoding metal ABC transporter permease: MFQLGFMQNAFIAGFIVSILCPFIGLFIVLRRYSMIGDTLSHSSFAGVAIGLLLGVDPLLTAFSFTSICALVIEFLRTYYKKYAELVMSIVLTLSLGIAIILISSGKASAKVDSFLFGSILTVTDSDIFLIAIVGGICLICLLFLYNKLIYVTFDENGAKTAGINVKLVNYIFTLLVGATISLSIRVMGILVVSSIIVVPVATAMQLKKGFTKTLIFAIIFGFVDVMIGLISSYYINSAPGGTIALISVIVLLLTLIFKRFFNYED; the protein is encoded by the coding sequence ATGTTTCAATTAGGTTTTATGCAGAATGCATTTATTGCTGGCTTTATTGTTTCTATACTGTGTCCCTTTATAGGACTTTTTATTGTTCTTAGACGTTATTCAATGATTGGTGATACATTGTCCCATTCATCTTTTGCTGGAGTCGCAATAGGTCTTCTTTTAGGAGTTGACCCACTCTTAACTGCATTTTCATTTACTAGCATTTGTGCTCTTGTAATAGAATTTCTAAGAACGTATTATAAAAAATACGCAGAACTTGTCATGTCAATTGTTCTGACATTGAGTTTAGGAATAGCTATTATTTTAATAAGTAGTGGTAAAGCTTCAGCTAAAGTAGATTCGTTTTTATTTGGAAGTATTTTAACTGTAACAGACTCTGACATATTCTTAATCGCTATCGTTGGAGGAATATGCCTTATATGTCTTCTATTTCTATACAACAAATTAATATATGTAACTTTTGATGAAAATGGAGCAAAAACAGCTGGAATAAACGTTAAGCTTGTTAATTATATTTTTACTTTGCTTGTTGGTGCAACAATTTCTCTTTCTATAAGAGTTATGGGTATCCTTGTTGTTTCATCAATCATAGTAGTTCCGGTTGCAACAGCCATGCAATTAAAAAAAGGGTTCACTAAAACCCTAATTTTTGCTATTATTTTTGGTTTTGTAGATGTTATGATAGGACTTATATCTTCTTATTATATAAATAGTGCACCTGGTGGTACTATTGCCTTAATATCGGTTATAGTTCTTCTATTAACACTAATATTTAAAAGATTTTTTAATTATGAAGATTAG